From Eptesicus fuscus isolate TK198812 chromosome 14, DD_ASM_mEF_20220401, whole genome shotgun sequence, one genomic window encodes:
- the FMC1 gene encoding protein FMC1 homolog, which translates to MAALGPPARTLRGLLRELRYMNAGTGRPYRDTAAYRYLVQAFRAHRVTSEKLCRAQHELHFQAATYLCLLRSVREHVALHQEFHGRGERSVEEAAGLVGLKLPHQPGGKGWEP; encoded by the exons ATGGCGGCGCTCGGGCCGCCGGCGCGCACCCTGCGAGGTCTTCTACGGGAGTTGCGCTACATGAACGCAGGCACCGGCCGACCCTATCGCGACACCGCAGCTTATCGGTACCTCGTGCAGGCTTTCCGAGCACATCGG GTCACCAGTGAGAAGCTGTGCAGAGCCCAACATGAGCTCCATTTCCAAGCTGCCACCTATCTCTGCCTCCTTCGTAGCGTCCGTGAACATGTGGCCCTTCATCAGGAATTTCATGGCAGGGGTGAGCGCtcagtggaggaggcagctggcttGGTGGGTCTCAAGTTGCCCCATCAGCCcggagggaagggctgggagccATGA